The Curtobacterium poinsettiae DNA segment ACGCCGTCAAGGCCGCATCGAACCTGCAGTCGCACCTGTCGTCGAACGTCTCGAACGTGTCGCAGCGCGCAGCGATCGCCGCCCTCACCGGTCCGCAGGAGCCCGTCGCCGCCATGCGCGAGGCCTTCGACCGCCGCCGGAAGGCCATCGTGGACGGCCTCAACGCGATCCCGGGCTTCCGCACGCCGACCCCGCAGGGCGCCTTCTACGTCTACCCGGACGTCACCGCACTGCTCGGTCGCGAATGGGCCGGCACCACCCCGACGACCACGCTCGAACTGGCCGACCTGATCCTCGAGCACGCCGAGGTCGCGGTCGTGCCGGGTGAGGCCTTCGGCCCCTCCGGCTACCTGCGCCTGTCGTACGCGCTCGGCGACGACGACATCGCCGAGGGCGTCGCCCGGCTGGCGGAGTTCTTCGCGTAGACGCTGCGCACGCGACACCCTGTGGAACACAGAACGGGCCGCCTCGTCGAGGTGGCCCGTTCTGCGTTCCGGGAGGCCCGTGGTGCGTCGTGCTCGTCCGTCCCGTCGTGCGGACGATCAGCCGAGCAGGTCCCCCACCACGACGGGTTCCGGGACGAGCGAGACACCGAAGCGGTTCAGGACGGTCACCTGCACGAACCGTGCGAGCTCGGCCACCTGCGCCGCCGTCGCGCCGCCGCGGTTCGTGAGTGCGAGGGTGTGCTTGGACGAGATCGCCGCGCGGGAACCCGGCACCGCGTACCCGCGGTGGACGCCGGCGTGCTCGATGAGCCACGCGGCACTGAGCTTGACGTCGTCGCCCGCGGGCCAGCGGGGCGCGTCCGCCGGCAGGGTCTCGGCGAACGCCGGCGAGACGATCGGGTTCGTGAAGAACGACCCGGCGCTCCAGGTGTCGTGGTCGTCCGCCTCGAGCACCATGCCCTTCGAGCCGCGCAGCCGTAGGACCTCGTCGCGGACGGTCGTGGGCGGCACGAGCGCACCGAGCTCGACCCCGAGCGAACCGGCGAGCTGCGCGTACCGCACGGGCACACCGTGCTCGCCCGCGAGCCCGAGTCGGAACTCGACCGTCAGCACGACACCGCGCCGACCGTGCTTGAGGGTCGACGAGCGGTAGCCGAGCGCCAGCTCGGCTGCCGGGACCCACGCGCGCTCCCCCGTGGCGGCATCGAGGAACTCGACGCGGGTGAGCACGTCGGCGAGTTCGACCCCGTAGGCGCCGATGTTCTGCACCGGGGACGCACCGACCGTGCCCGGGATGCCGCTGAGGGCCTCCAGGCCGGTCCAGCCGTTCGCGACGGTCGTGGCGACGAACGGGTCCCACGGCTCCCCCGCGGCGACGCGGACGGTGACGCCGTCGGCGTCGCGGTCGGCTCCGACGCCCGTCGTCCGGACCAGCACGACGGTGCCGTCGAAGCCCTGGTCGGCGACCAGCAGGTTGCTGCCGCCGCCGAGGACGAGCCACTCGTGGTCGTCGAAGGCGTCGAGCGCGTGGGCGACGAGTTCGTCGGTCGTCGTGGCCGTGAGCAGCCGGGTGGCGGCCCCGCCGACGCGGAGCGTCGTCAGGTCGGCCAGCACCGGCTCGGACACGGTCAGCGGAACACCACCGTGACCTGCGCCTTGCCGAGCACGGTCTGCCCGGCGGCGGTCACGGTGAGGTCGATGCGCTTCGGCCGACCGTCCTCGTCGACGGTGCCGACCTTCGCGACGATGCCGACGGTGGCACCCTGCTCCGGGTCCACGACGACGGGACGCGTGAAGCGGACGCCGTAGCCCGCGACCCAGCCGCGGTCGCCGAGCCACTCGGCGACCGGCTGCACGGCGATGCCCATCGTGAGCATGCCGTGGGCGAGCACACCCGGCAGGCCGACCGAAGCGGCCACGTCGTCGCGGTAGTGGATGGGGTTGAAGTCTCCCGAGGCGCCGGCGTACCGGACGAGCGAGTCACGCGTGATGTGCACGTCACGCTCGGCGACGACGGTGCCGACCTCGAGCGCGGTGGCGGGTGCGGCGGTCATGCGTCGTCTCCTCGGACCACGAGGGTGGAGGTCGCCGTGACGACGTGCTCCCCCTCGGCGTCGTTCATGGTGCTCTGGGCGGTGACCATCGCGTTGCTGCCGAGGGTCTTCACACTGGTGACCGTCAGGGTCGCGGTGAGCTCGTCGCCGGCGACGATCGGCCGGTCGTAGGTGAAGGACTGCTCGCCGTGCACCACGCGGGAGAAGTCGATGCCGGCGTCGGGCTCGTTCAGGAGCTGCGCGAGCGTGGCCTCCTGCACGACGACGGCGAACGTCGGGGGTGCGACCACGTCGGCGTACCCGGCGGCACGTGCGGCGTCCGGATCATGGTGGACGGGATTGGTCGCGAAGACCGCACGCGAGAACTCGCGCACCTTCTCGCGGCCGACCAGGTAGGGCTGGGCCGGCGGGAACGTCCTGCCGACGAGCTCGGGGTTCACTGACACCACGGCAGTGTACCGACGCCCGCCCGGGGGCCTGTGATCCATGAGCACGCATCAGCTAGACTGTCTGAGACCGATTCGGGGGAATCGGGGCGTGCCGTGCGGCACGGGTTCGTTCGGGACGGGGAGGGCCGATGGACACCACGACGGAGTTCGCCGTGCACACGGGAGACCGGTGCACCGCCATGGAGGTCGCGGCCGCTGCGCTGCGCCGCACGGGCCACCACGTCGAGTCGACGGGTGGCACGCTGACCGTGACGGCGGGCAGCCGGACGCTCACGATCCTCCTCGGTGCGCTCGTCCAGCCGGCCCGGGAGTACCGCCGCTACGAGCTGTCGACCGTCGTGGACGGCGCCACCACCACGATCACCCTGTGTCGGGCCGGGCACGGCACGGCCGTGTCCGGCGGCAGCATCGGCGCGAACCGTCGTCGCGCCGCCTGGCAGCAGGTCACCGCCGCGGTCGAGGACGCGTTCCGTGCGGCCGGGGTGCTCGCGACGCGGACGAACACCGGCTCCCACCGCACGCAGTAGGCGGCCGGACGGCCTCCGGCGGGTCGCCGCGCGGCGCACCGTCACGGGAGCGGTCACCGAGGACCCGGCGAGCCATCTAGGTTGGGCCAGGGGCACCGGAGAGGAACCGCCATGAGCATGGAGAGCGCAGCCTGGAGCTCGCTGTACAAGATCTCGTCCGCGCAGGGCGGCAAGCACGGGTTCTCCCGCGCGTCCGTCCGGCGGATCCTGACGTTCGCGGTGCCGTACCGGGCGAAGCTGCTGGTCTTCATCGGTCTGTCCGTCGTCGGAGCCTTCCTCGCGGTCGCGACGCCGGTCCTCGCCGGTCGGGTGGTCGACGTCATCGTCGCCCGTGGTGAGGTCGCGACGATCGTCCGGTTGGCCGTGGTCATCGCCCTGGTGGCCGTGGCCGACGCCGCCGTGTCACTGACCACCCGCTGGTACTCGGCGCGGATCGGCGAGGGCGTGATCCTGGACCTCCGCACCGCCGTCTTCGACCACGTGCAGAAGATGCCCATCGCGTTCTTCACCCGCACCCGGACCGGTGCGCTCGTGAGCCGCCTGAACAACGACGTGATCGGCGCCCAACAGGCCTTCAGCGGCACGCTGTCCGGCGTGGTCACGAACCTCGTGGCGCTGGTCCTCACGCTGATCGTCATGCTCAGCACCTCGTGGCTCGTGACGGTCCTCGCCGTCGTCATGCTCCCGCTCTTCCTGGTCCCCGCCCGCCGGATGGGCAGCCGCCTCGCCGCCCTTCGTCGCGAGGCCGCCGACCACAACTCAGCGATGAGCACCCAGATGACCGAGCGCTTCTCGGCACCCGGCGCCACCCTCGTCAAGCTGTTCGGCCGACCCGACGAAGAGGCCGAGGAGTTCCGCGTCCGCGCTGCCCGTGTGCGCGACATCGGGGTCCGGACCGCGATGCTGCAGTTCGTCTTCTTCACCGCGCTGATGCTCGTCTCCGCGCTCGCCCTCGCGCTGGTCTACGGGCTCGGCGGCTTCCTCGCGCTCGCCGGCCGCCTGGACACCGGCGAGGTGGTCACCCTGGCGCTCCTGCTCACCCGGCTGTACGCCCCGCTGACGAGCCTGGCGAACGCCCGGGTCGAGATCATGAGCGCCGTGGTCAGCTTCGAGCGCGTCTTCGAGGTGCTCGACCTCGAACCACTCATCCAGGAGCAGCCCGACGCGGTCACCATCGCCGACGGGCCGGTCTCCGTCGAGTTCGACGACGTCCGGTTCGCCTACCCGTCCGCCGACAAGGTGTCCCTCGCCTCGCTCGAGGAGGTCGCCACGCTCGACACCCGCGGCGGCGAGGAGGTACTGCACGGCCTGTCCTTCCGGATCGAGCCGGGGCAGACCGTCGCCCTGGTCGGCTCGTCCGGAGCCGGCAAGTCCACGGTCGCGCAGCTGCTCGCACGCCTGTACGACGTCGACAGCGGCGCCGTGCGCCTGGCCGGGACGGACGTCCGTGACGTCACGTTTGCCTCGATGCGCCACACCCTCGGCATGGTGACGCAGGACGGTCACCTGTTCCACGAGACCATCCGTTCCAACCTGCGGTTCGCCCGGCCCGAGGCGTCCGACGACGAGGTGTGGGACGCCGTCCGCCGTGCGCGGCTCGAGCCGCTCATCCGGTCCCTCCCCGACCAGCTGGACACCATGGTGGGCGAACGCGGCTACCGGCTGTCCGGGGGCGAGCGCCAGCGGATGACGATCGCCCGGCTCCTGCTCGCCCAGCCGCGCGTCGTCATCCTCGACGAGGCGACGGCGGCACTCGACTCGACGTCCGAGGCAGCGGTGCAGGCTGCGCTCGGCGAGGCGCTCGAGGGACGGACGGCGATGGTGATCGCGCACCGGCTCTCCACGATCCGCAGCGCGGACGTCATCCTCGTGGTCGAGGACGGCTCGATCGTGGAGCGCGGCACGCACGACGAACTGCTGGCCGCGGGTGGCCGGTACGAGGAACTGCACCGCACCCAGTTCGCCGCGCAGGAGAACGTCGCGACCGGTGTGCAGGCGGCGGACTGAACGCGCGGCGGGTCGGGAGCGGCAACAGAGAAGGCCCCCTGACCCAGGGGATCCTGGACGAGAGGGCCTTGCGTGTAGCGAGGGCGGGACTTGAACCCGCGACCCCACGATTATGAGTCGTGTGCTCTAACCAACTGAGCTACCCCGCCAGAGATCCGGAGCGGCACGCGCACCGGGTCGGAGCCCCGAGTCAGGATTGAACTGACGACCCCCTCCTTACCATGGAGGTGCTCTACCACTGAGCTATCGGGGCGATGTGCCGCGAACGGCACCACACGAGGATAGCAGACCTCCGACGCTGCTCCGGAACCGGACGAGACGCCCGGGCGTGCCGCGTCGTGGGCCGCTAGTTCGCGTTGGTCTTGAGCCACGCCAGCGGGTCCACCGGGACCCCGTCGACGTGCACCTCGAGGTGCAGGTGCGGACCCGTGGAGTTGCCCGTGCTGCCGACGAGACCGAGGATGTCGCCGACCTCGACGTGCTGACCGGTGACCACCTTGAAGGAGTTGTCCTCCATGTGGCCGTAGACGCTGACGAACTGCTTGCCGTCGACGTCGTGCTCGACCCAGACGTCGTTGCCGAAGCCGCCGTCGTTCGCCTGCACCTTGATCACGGTGCCGGCGGCGATGACGCCGATCGGGGTGCCCTCGCCCGGGGCGAAGTCGACGCCCATGTGGTTCGTCGAGCAGAACGAGCACCCGGCGACCTGGCGTCCACCGAAGCCCGAGGTGATCGGGACACCGGTCAGGAACGGCCACTGGATCGTGCCGGTCGGGTCGTTCGTGAAGCTGGAGGAGTCGACGTTCGCGTACTGGGTGGCGTCGGACACCGTGTACTGGTCACGGGCGGTCGATCCGTCGGCCGAGGC contains these protein-coding regions:
- a CDS encoding UDP-N-acetylmuramate dehydrogenase produces the protein MSEPVLADLTTLRVGGAATRLLTATTTDELVAHALDAFDDHEWLVLGGGSNLLVADQGFDGTVVLVRTTGVGADRDADGVTVRVAAGEPWDPFVATTVANGWTGLEALSGIPGTVGASPVQNIGAYGVELADVLTRVEFLDAATGERAWVPAAELALGYRSSTLKHGRRGVVLTVEFRLGLAGEHGVPVRYAQLAGSLGVELGALVPPTTVRDEVLRLRGSKGMVLEADDHDTWSAGSFFTNPIVSPAFAETLPADAPRWPAGDDVKLSAAWLIEHAGVHRGYAVPGSRAAISSKHTLALTNRGGATAAQVAELARFVQVTVLNRFGVSLVPEPVVVGDLLG
- a CDS encoding MaoC/PaaZ C-terminal domain-containing protein, with product MTAAPATALEVGTVVAERDVHITRDSLVRYAGASGDFNPIHYRDDVAASVGLPGVLAHGMLTMGIAVQPVAEWLGDRGWVAGYGVRFTRPVVVDPEQGATVGIVAKVGTVDEDGRPKRIDLTVTAAGQTVLGKAQVTVVFR
- a CDS encoding MaoC family dehydratase N-terminal domain-containing protein, with amino-acid sequence MSVNPELVGRTFPPAQPYLVGREKVREFSRAVFATNPVHHDPDAARAAGYADVVAPPTFAVVVQEATLAQLLNEPDAGIDFSRVVHGEQSFTYDRPIVAGDELTATLTVTSVKTLGSNAMVTAQSTMNDAEGEHVVTATSTLVVRGDDA
- a CDS encoding ABC transporter ATP-binding protein, yielding MSMESAAWSSLYKISSAQGGKHGFSRASVRRILTFAVPYRAKLLVFIGLSVVGAFLAVATPVLAGRVVDVIVARGEVATIVRLAVVIALVAVADAAVSLTTRWYSARIGEGVILDLRTAVFDHVQKMPIAFFTRTRTGALVSRLNNDVIGAQQAFSGTLSGVVTNLVALVLTLIVMLSTSWLVTVLAVVMLPLFLVPARRMGSRLAALRREAADHNSAMSTQMTERFSAPGATLVKLFGRPDEEAEEFRVRAARVRDIGVRTAMLQFVFFTALMLVSALALALVYGLGGFLALAGRLDTGEVVTLALLLTRLYAPLTSLANARVEIMSAVVSFERVFEVLDLEPLIQEQPDAVTIADGPVSVEFDDVRFAYPSADKVSLASLEEVATLDTRGGEEVLHGLSFRIEPGQTVALVGSSGAGKSTVAQLLARLYDVDSGAVRLAGTDVRDVTFASMRHTLGMVTQDGHLFHETIRSNLRFARPEASDDEVWDAVRRARLEPLIRSLPDQLDTMVGERGYRLSGGERQRMTIARLLLAQPRVVILDEATAALDSTSEAAVQAALGEALEGRTAMVIAHRLSTIRSADVILVVEDGSIVERGTHDELLAAGGRYEELHRTQFAAQENVATGVQAAD